A region from the Lolium perenne isolate Kyuss_39 chromosome 4, Kyuss_2.0, whole genome shotgun sequence genome encodes:
- the LOC127297544 gene encoding probable long-chain-alcohol O-fatty-acyltransferase 4, with translation MPAALMDGELRSLLKVSAAVWAAMSYARVAAARTSPGAGRLAALMPAVVLFYGIPFAFTTTGFRGISGFFLSWLGTFKLFLLAAGRGPLDPSLPLAQFVCSASLPVKLRQSTSSGKAKKQDPASAATKIILSGGLIPFILYAFQFREVMSRWQLLLLYTTLIYFAMDFLLASVQGVVHGVLGMEMEPQVDRPYLASSLRDFWGRRWNLMVPAILRPSVYGPVRARFGVAAGVLASFLVSGLMHELIFYYLMWQPPSGDVAAFFVLNGACAAAEACWGRHAGWWRPPRVVAVPLTLAFVGGTGFWLFFPALIRGGLDELMLKDFQGMLALMEQGGRWLAGAAGPALSTG, from the coding sequence ATGCCGGCGGCGCTCATGGACGGCGAGCTCCGGAGCCTATTGAAGGTCTCGGCTGCTGTCTGGGCGGCCATGTCGTACGCCCGCGTGGCCGCCGCGCGCACTAGCCCAGGCGCGGGCCGCCTCGCTGCGCTTATGCCCGCCGTTGTGCTCTTCTACGGGATCCCCTTCGCCTTCACCACCACCGGGTTCCGCGGCATCTCTGGCTTCTTCCTCAGCTGGCTCGGCACCTTCAAGCTCTTCCTTCTCGCCGCCGGCCGGGGCCCCCTGGACCCGTCCCTCCCCCTCGCCCAGTTCGTCTGCTCCGCCTCTCTACCCGTCAAGCTCCGGCAGTCCACCTCCTCCGGCAAAGCAAAGAAGCAAGACCCCGCTTCTGCGGCAACAAAGATCATCCTCTCTGGCGGCCTTATCCCCTTCATCTTGTACGCGTTCCAGTTCAGGGAGGTGATGAGCCGGTGGCAGCTCCTCCTCTTGTACACCACGCTGATCTACTTCGCCATGGACTTCCTTCTGGCGTCGGTTCAGGGCGTGGTCCACGGCGTGCTGGGGATGGAGATGGAGCCGCAGGTGGACCGGCCGTACCTGGCGTCGTCGCTGCGGGATTTCTGGGGCAGGCGGTGGAACCTCATGGTGCCCGCCATCCTCCGGCCGTCCGTGTACGGCCCGGTGCGCGCGCGCTTTGGCGTCGCGGCCGGCGTCCTGGCGTCGTTCCTCGTCTCCGGGCTCATGCACGAGCTCATCTTCTACTACCTCATGTGGCAGCCGCCCAGTGGCGACGTGGCCGCGTTCTTTGTGCTCAATGGAGCGTGCGCCGCGGCGGAGGCGTGTTGGGGGCGGCATGCCGGGTGGTGGCGCCCGCCGCGGGTGGTGGCGGTGCCGCTCACGCTGGCGTTCGTCGGCGGGACGGGGTTCTGGCtcttcttcccggccttgatcaGGGGCGGCCTTGACGAGCTTATGCTGAAGGATTTCCAGGGGATGCTGGCGCTCATGGAGCAGGGCGGCCGGTGGCTTGCCGGCGCCGCCGGTCCCGCTCTTTCGACTGGATGA